From Spartinivicinus ruber, the proteins below share one genomic window:
- a CDS encoding MBL fold metallo-hydrolase — MVIFKGDAFLADKIKLFRGDEDFAKTIESLKRLVTLEFADLFCAHRPIMNQGKQALQQKLAYLLELEDQARYLHRKGHSIKAITQQLLGNESRLRTLLTRGDMSKQNIIRSILFGPTPRDEKPSPYISKANGL; from the coding sequence TTGGTTATTTTCAAAGGTGATGCTTTTTTAGCCGACAAAATAAAGCTTTTTAGAGGTGATGAGGACTTTGCTAAAACCATTGAAAGCTTAAAGCGGCTGGTGACTTTAGAATTTGCAGATTTATTTTGCGCTCATCGCCCTATCATGAACCAAGGCAAACAAGCACTGCAACAGAAACTGGCCTACTTATTGGAGCTAGAAGACCAAGCTCGTTACTTACACCGCAAAGGACACTCAATAAAAGCGATTACTCAGCAGCTACTGGGTAATGAAAGTCGTTTACGTACGCTACTTACCCGGGGGGATATGTCAAAGCAAAATATCATCCGTTCTATTTTATTTGGCCCTACCCCCAGAGATGAGAAGCCTTCCCCTTATATATCCAAAGCAAATGGCTTGTAG
- the yaaA gene encoding peroxide stress protein YaaA, translated as MLAVISPAKTLDFETPPTASEYTQPELLKQSETLVKILRQYTPDQLAKLMKLSDKLAGLNVARFKEWSQPFKPTNAKQAVLAFKGDVYTGLEAESLTDKQLEFAQRHLRILSGLYGVLRPLDLIQPYRLEMGTKLENPNGKDLYQFWGEQITQQLNQQLTDAKGPLINLASNEYFKAVKPQLLDANIITPVFKDWKNGQYKVISFLAKKARGMMVNYLVKKKIKHPEKLKQFDMAGYQYQPELSSEKEWVFTRKA; from the coding sequence ATGTTAGCTGTTATATCACCAGCCAAAACCTTAGACTTTGAAACCCCACCCACCGCCTCAGAGTACACCCAGCCTGAGTTGCTAAAACAGTCTGAAACGTTAGTTAAAATCCTTCGTCAATATACCCCTGATCAACTAGCTAAATTAATGAAACTAAGTGATAAGCTTGCAGGGTTAAATGTGGCTCGCTTTAAAGAGTGGAGCCAGCCATTTAAGCCCACTAATGCTAAACAAGCCGTATTAGCCTTTAAAGGGGATGTATACACTGGCTTAGAAGCAGAAAGTTTGACTGACAAACAACTGGAATTTGCTCAGCGACATTTACGAATATTATCAGGACTTTATGGTGTATTAAGACCATTGGACCTAATCCAACCTTATAGACTGGAAATGGGTACTAAACTAGAAAATCCCAATGGAAAAGATTTATACCAGTTTTGGGGAGAACAAATTACCCAACAGTTGAATCAACAATTGACCGACGCTAAAGGCCCTCTAATTAATTTAGCCTCTAATGAATACTTTAAAGCAGTCAAACCCCAGCTACTTGATGCAAATATTATTACCCCCGTGTTCAAAGACTGGAAAAATGGTCAATATAAAGTTATTAGCTTCTTAGCCAAAAAAGCCCGTGGCATGATGGTTAATTATTTAGTAAAAAAGAAAATCAAACATCCTGAAAAATTAAAGCAATTTGATATGGCAGGCTATCAATACCAACCAGAGCTATCATCAGAGAAAGAGTGGGTTTTCACCCGAAAAGCATAA
- a CDS encoding MlaA family lipoprotein: MCKVKKWILIFIWLFVSTLCLASEREHPLKTLDFHEEKTVIADLEDVAFIDTYDPLESTNRLLYKFNRRFDEKIYLPAVSAYEYLVPIFIQDRVSKVLDNVSEVSNIVNNGLQFNLKGTLYSTGRLLINTTAGILGVFDVASYIGIKKQTADFGHTLAFYGVNDGAYIVLPFVGPTNLRDMTGLIVDSFLLNEVNWLTIPRTTISHPAVFALNAVDRRHQIPFRYGSLDSPFEYDMVRYLYRQSRLLKLEVNELSNQRE; encoded by the coding sequence ATGTGTAAAGTAAAAAAATGGATATTAATTTTTATTTGGTTATTTGTCAGTACACTTTGCCTGGCAAGTGAGAGAGAGCATCCACTCAAGACTTTGGATTTTCACGAAGAAAAAACAGTAATAGCTGATTTGGAGGATGTTGCGTTTATAGATACATATGATCCGCTAGAGTCAACTAACCGACTGTTGTATAAGTTTAACCGGCGGTTTGATGAGAAAATCTATTTGCCAGCTGTTTCTGCTTATGAATACCTTGTGCCAATATTTATTCAAGATAGAGTGAGTAAGGTTCTTGATAATGTTTCTGAGGTATCGAACATTGTTAATAATGGTTTGCAATTTAATCTGAAAGGGACGCTGTATAGCACCGGACGTTTATTGATAAACACTACGGCAGGAATATTGGGAGTATTTGATGTAGCCAGTTATATTGGAATTAAAAAGCAAACGGCTGATTTTGGTCACACTTTGGCCTTTTATGGAGTGAATGACGGTGCTTATATTGTACTACCCTTTGTAGGGCCAACCAATCTCAGAGATATGACAGGGCTTATAGTAGATAGCTTTTTACTCAATGAGGTCAATTGGCTCACCATCCCTCGTACCACTATTAGTCATCCCGCTGTTTTTGCGCTAAATGCTGTAGATCGTCGCCATCAAATACCATTTCGCTATGGCTCTCTGGACTCTCCTTTTGAGTATGATATGGTACGATACCTATATAGACAATCACGTTTGTTGAAACTAGAGGTGAATGAGCTAAGCAATCAACGTGAGTAG
- a CDS encoding alpha/beta fold hydrolase, translating into MFKSWWQLSITIASLLVVLVVSGYQWVQLVQASASVNTNSYFLGSEPQRLHYVKTGNPDAAVRVIFIHGTPGKWQNYSHYLADKQLMNQAELVAVDRIGFGLSSSTVNTSLADHAKLIQPLLETNKQVLLVGHSLGGSLAVKMAIDYPDQVNNILLIAASLDPSLESPRWYNWVIEWPVIRWFVPDKLLKANQEIFGLAKELEKMANDWSNLRAKVHIIHGKEDMLAYFGNAEYAIQQLPGKAVSLNAVAEEGHFILWENERLIKEDLLRLIQTLL; encoded by the coding sequence ATGTTTAAGTCTTGGTGGCAGCTGAGTATAACGATTGCTTCATTACTAGTTGTATTGGTTGTATCTGGTTATCAATGGGTTCAATTGGTCCAAGCATCAGCGAGCGTGAATACTAACTCTTATTTTCTAGGTTCAGAGCCACAGCGGTTGCACTATGTTAAAACGGGCAATCCAGATGCGGCTGTGCGTGTGATATTTATCCATGGAACACCAGGAAAATGGCAAAACTATTCTCATTATTTAGCTGATAAACAGCTAATGAATCAAGCGGAGCTCGTTGCTGTGGACCGTATTGGCTTTGGCCTTTCATCTTCCACCGTTAATACCTCATTAGCTGACCACGCAAAGTTGATACAGCCGCTACTAGAGACTAATAAGCAAGTGCTGTTGGTTGGACATTCACTAGGAGGGTCCTTAGCGGTCAAAATGGCAATTGACTATCCTGATCAAGTAAACAATATTCTGTTGATTGCAGCCTCTTTGGACCCAAGCTTGGAATCTCCTCGCTGGTATAACTGGGTAATTGAATGGCCAGTAATCCGTTGGTTTGTGCCAGACAAGCTACTAAAGGCTAATCAAGAAATATTTGGGTTAGCGAAAGAACTGGAAAAAATGGCGAACGATTGGTCAAACCTAAGGGCTAAGGTACATATTATTCATGGAAAAGAAGACATGTTAGCCTATTTTGGTAATGCTGAATATGCAATACAGCAATTACCGGGAAAAGCAGTTAGCTTGAATGCTGTTGCTGAAGAGGGGCATTTTATCTTATGGGAAAATGAGCGACTTATAAAAGAGGATTTGTTAAGGCTTATCCAGACGTTATTATAG
- a CDS encoding MBL fold metallo-hydrolase, translating to MDCIENFGPVTALHMGKPMFKIAPPVMTVRCYAIDGVMIDTGIYSKHRRVLKFANEQAIRQTIITHHHEDHTGSASALVDAGFSVLASPASAAKMASGFKYKLYHQMVWGKAPTVLVDCLDDVIETDHYQFKVIPAPGHCDDQVVFFEANEGWLFSKVMLF from the coding sequence ATGGACTGCATCGAAAATTTTGGCCCCGTTACCGCATTACACATGGGAAAACCCATGTTCAAAATAGCTCCACCTGTAATGACGGTCAGATGTTATGCTATTGACGGCGTTATGATAGATACAGGGATTTATAGCAAGCATCGTCGGGTTTTAAAGTTTGCTAATGAACAAGCCATTCGCCAAACCATTATTACCCATCACCACGAAGACCATACAGGCAGCGCCAGCGCTTTAGTAGATGCGGGCTTTTCAGTACTTGCTTCACCTGCCAGTGCAGCCAAAATGGCCAGCGGTTTTAAATACAAACTCTATCATCAAATGGTATGGGGAAAAGCACCTACTGTACTAGTTGACTGTCTGGACGATGTCATCGAAACAGATCATTACCAGTTCAAAGTGATTCCTGCACCAGGCCATTGTGATGACCAAGTAGTTTTTTTTGAAGCAAACGAGGGTTGGTTATTTTCAAAGGTGATGCTTTTTTAG
- a CDS encoding alkene reductase has translation MSNSKLLSSFQLSDLKLPNRVIMAPLTRSRASTGDVPNQLMAQYYAQRASAGLIISEASQISPQGQGYACTPGIYSQAQITGWQQVTQAVHQKGGRIAIQLWHVGRISNRIFQPDSQPPVAPSAIKAESGRSYNLQQGQLTRISTDTPRALSIEEIQAIIANYRQAAINAMEAGFDLVELHAANGYLPDQFLATNTNQRSDEYGGSITNRARFTLEIIDTLIDAIGAQKVGIRLSPKGEFNDIVDTEAEAMAIYLAEQLNKRQIAYIHINEPTWNNGVPYSDKFRQQLRQTFNGPIIVCGAYTQTKAEQIIQQGLADLVAFGRPYIANGDLVERFQRQAELNTPEPETFYGGDEKGYTDYPLLEPVTELA, from the coding sequence ATGTCAAACAGCAAGCTACTTTCTTCATTTCAGTTAAGCGACTTAAAATTACCAAACCGTGTCATCATGGCCCCCCTTACCCGATCCAGAGCTAGTACTGGTGATGTGCCCAACCAGTTGATGGCGCAATATTATGCCCAACGAGCTTCAGCAGGGTTAATTATCTCTGAAGCTAGCCAAATTTCGCCACAGGGCCAGGGTTACGCTTGTACACCCGGCATTTACAGCCAAGCACAAATCACTGGATGGCAACAAGTTACCCAAGCTGTACACCAGAAAGGAGGGCGGATAGCTATCCAGCTATGGCACGTAGGGCGTATTTCCAATCGAATTTTCCAACCAGATAGCCAGCCACCCGTTGCTCCTTCTGCCATCAAAGCTGAAAGCGGCAGAAGCTATAACTTACAGCAGGGTCAATTAACTCGTATCAGCACCGATACACCTAGAGCATTATCCATTGAAGAAATTCAAGCAATTATCGCCAACTACCGACAAGCTGCAATTAATGCTATGGAAGCTGGTTTTGATTTAGTTGAGCTGCATGCAGCCAATGGCTATTTACCTGACCAGTTTTTGGCCACTAACACTAACCAACGTTCTGACGAATATGGTGGCTCTATTACTAACCGAGCACGCTTTACTTTAGAAATCATTGACACACTCATCGATGCGATAGGCGCTCAAAAAGTAGGGATTAGGTTATCACCAAAAGGCGAATTTAATGATATTGTTGATACTGAAGCTGAAGCAATGGCTATTTATTTAGCCGAACAACTTAATAAACGACAAATAGCCTATATTCACATTAATGAACCCACCTGGAATAATGGAGTGCCTTATAGTGATAAGTTTAGGCAGCAGTTACGCCAAACGTTTAATGGCCCTATTATTGTTTGTGGCGCTTATACTCAAACTAAAGCAGAACAAATAATTCAACAAGGCTTGGCCGACTTAGTGGCTTTTGGCCGACCCTATATAGCTAATGGGGATTTAGTAGAACGATTCCAGCGGCAGGCGGAACTTAATACTCCAGAGCCAGAGACTTTCTATGGAGGAGATGAAAAAGGCTATACTGATTATCCATTATTAGAGCCTGTAACAGAGCTAGCTTAA
- a CDS encoding PhoH family protein, with protein sequence MVDAIQLELIKSQKRTFVLDTNVLIHDPNAVMNFDEHKVIIPITVLEELDKLKTGKHTIAADCRQAIRVIDQILGCAPPAEVEQGVPIRRYDESPPLGTLAIMMPPNDPAVSFLSPANDNIIINHICSLQHTSQDEKVILVSKDINMRLKARGCGIESQDYHNDQLITDVEFLSKGYQEVTGSFWEQIQQVSTIQEQGRTLHVIPKDNLTIEVYPNKFILDEQGFIGQIKSITSTEVTILDLSHDFLMQQEAWGLQPRDIYQAMALQLLLDPDIHLVNLTGAAGSGKTILALAAAIEMTVASKRYRRIIATRSVQGLDEDIGFLPGTEEEKMEPWLGAITDNLEALHCDDECTHSSIDYILKKVPLHFKSLNYIRGRSFQHSLIIIDECQNLTPHQMKTIITRAGNGSKVICLGNLAQIDTPYLSATSSGLTYLTERFKNFAYGGNIQLRGVPRSLLAEFAEQNL encoded by the coding sequence ATGGTAGATGCAATCCAGCTTGAGCTAATAAAGAGCCAGAAGCGCACCTTCGTCCTTGATACCAACGTTCTCATCCACGACCCAAATGCGGTAATGAATTTCGATGAACATAAAGTCATTATCCCCATTACAGTTTTAGAGGAGCTTGATAAGTTAAAAACAGGCAAACACACCATCGCAGCAGACTGTCGTCAAGCAATAAGGGTTATTGATCAAATTCTTGGTTGTGCACCTCCCGCGGAAGTAGAGCAAGGCGTGCCCATTCGCCGCTACGATGAGTCCCCTCCTTTGGGCACCCTGGCAATTATGATGCCTCCTAATGATCCAGCCGTCTCTTTCCTTTCACCTGCAAACGACAATATCATCATTAATCATATCTGCTCGCTACAACATACTAGCCAAGATGAAAAAGTTATCCTGGTGAGTAAAGACATCAATATGCGTCTAAAAGCCAGAGGTTGCGGCATAGAGTCACAGGACTATCATAATGACCAGTTGATCACAGATGTTGAATTTCTCAGCAAAGGCTACCAGGAAGTAACTGGGTCATTTTGGGAGCAAATACAGCAGGTGTCGACTATTCAAGAGCAAGGCAGAACACTACACGTTATCCCAAAAGATAACCTGACAATTGAGGTATACCCCAATAAATTTATTTTGGATGAGCAAGGCTTTATCGGGCAAATCAAGTCCATAACCAGCACAGAAGTGACTATTCTGGATCTTTCCCATGATTTCTTGATGCAACAAGAGGCCTGGGGGTTACAGCCTAGAGACATATATCAAGCAATGGCACTACAATTATTACTAGATCCCGATATTCACTTGGTTAATCTCACTGGTGCTGCCGGCTCAGGAAAAACGATTTTAGCACTGGCCGCCGCGATAGAAATGACTGTTGCCAGCAAGCGTTACCGTCGCATTATTGCTACTCGTAGCGTGCAAGGATTAGATGAGGATATTGGCTTTTTGCCTGGCACTGAAGAAGAAAAAATGGAGCCCTGGCTTGGTGCTATCACCGACAACCTGGAAGCACTCCACTGCGATGATGAGTGTACCCACAGCAGTATTGATTACATTCTAAAAAAAGTGCCACTGCATTTTAAGTCACTCAACTACATCCGTGGTAGAAGCTTCCAGCACAGTTTAATTATTATCGATGAGTGTCAAAACCTGACTCCTCACCAAATGAAAACGATCATCACTCGGGCGGGCAATGGTAGTAAAGTGATTTGCCTGGGCAACCTGGCACAAATTGATACTCCTTATCTTAGCGCAACAAGCTCAGGACTAACCTATTTAACAGAACGCTTTAAAAACTTTGCCTATGGAGGAAATATTCAACTACGAGGGGTTCCCAGGTCATTATTGGCCGAATTTGCTGAGCAAAATCTGTAA
- a CDS encoding DUF1244 domain-containing protein, translating into MEHTNKQTEIEAAVFRRLVAHLDSRKDVQNIDLMNLAGFCRNCLSKWYVQEAKEQGIEVEYEHAREMVYGMPYSEWKQQFQKEATPEQLAQFNQANTDSNKHK; encoded by the coding sequence ATGGAACATACAAATAAACAGACTGAAATTGAAGCAGCGGTATTCAGACGACTAGTCGCGCATTTAGATAGCCGTAAAGATGTACAAAATATCGACCTAATGAATTTAGCTGGTTTTTGCCGTAACTGTCTTAGCAAGTGGTATGTTCAAGAAGCAAAAGAGCAAGGCATAGAAGTTGAGTATGAGCATGCCAGAGAGATGGTATATGGTATGCCGTATAGTGAATGGAAGCAGCAATTTCAGAAAGAAGCTACACCGGAACAGTTAGCACAGTTCAATCAAGCTAACACTGATAGTAATAAACACAAATAA
- a CDS encoding glycine-rich domain-containing protein codes for MQTYITTNIELWEKLSNYQVAAPQQQLFIKKLQMETGWDKGFCLKAVEEYKKFLYLACVSKTPVTPSKVIDNVWHLHLTFSRSYWNDLCDDILQRPIHHDPSEESNEALMQDQYQYTLQQYADEFGSEAPADVWLKCSERPQKKYLAKLLFLSSLLFGSSYVYADSTESKISMFILLVVVIFTVWGFLSGIFSSSSKGKRGKKKGKSNCSSGGGGSCSSSCSSGGSSCGGGGCGGGGN; via the coding sequence TTGCAAACGTACATTACTACCAATATTGAATTGTGGGAAAAGTTAAGTAATTATCAGGTAGCCGCTCCACAGCAGCAGTTATTTATCAAAAAGCTGCAAATGGAAACAGGCTGGGATAAAGGCTTCTGTTTAAAAGCTGTTGAAGAATATAAAAAATTCTTATATTTAGCTTGTGTCAGTAAAACCCCGGTTACCCCTTCTAAAGTCATTGATAATGTTTGGCATTTACACCTGACTTTTAGTCGTTCTTATTGGAATGATTTATGTGACGATATTCTACAGCGGCCGATTCACCATGATCCCAGTGAGGAAAGTAATGAAGCATTAATGCAGGATCAGTATCAATATACTTTGCAACAATATGCTGATGAGTTTGGTTCTGAAGCGCCGGCAGATGTTTGGTTAAAGTGCTCAGAAAGACCCCAAAAAAAATACTTGGCTAAACTTTTGTTTCTTTCTAGCTTGTTATTTGGTTCTAGTTATGTTTATGCAGACTCAACTGAGTCGAAAATATCAATGTTTATTCTTTTGGTAGTTGTTATTTTTACAGTTTGGGGATTTCTGAGTGGTATTTTTAGCTCTTCTTCTAAAGGTAAAAGAGGTAAAAAAAAGGGAAAAAGTAATTGTTCATCAGGAGGGGGTGGCAGTTGTAGCAGTAGCTGTAGTAGTGGAGGGAGTAGTTGTGGAGGAGGTGGCTGCGGAGGTGGCGGTAATTAG
- a CDS encoding TetR/AcrR family transcriptional regulator — protein MIQSEHQETQEIILNAGEQLILSKGFSAVGLAQILAQAKVPKGSFYHYFRSKEQFGVELLKRYFDNYNKLLMELFNQPEKTGKQMLMEYWQRWFDNQATICCDKQCMAVKLAAEVSDLSDDMRLILKTGIDSVIKKIASCIQHGVDDGSLPEQLDPQDAALALYQQWIGASLITKVRHDESAITNAMALTKGILTK, from the coding sequence ATGATACAAAGTGAACATCAAGAGACTCAAGAGATTATCCTGAATGCTGGTGAACAGTTAATTCTCAGCAAAGGCTTTTCTGCAGTAGGGTTAGCGCAAATTTTAGCGCAAGCAAAAGTGCCAAAAGGCTCGTTTTATCATTACTTTCGTTCCAAAGAACAATTTGGCGTAGAACTACTTAAACGCTATTTTGACAATTATAACAAGCTGCTAATGGAGCTATTTAATCAGCCAGAAAAAACTGGTAAGCAAATGTTAATGGAATATTGGCAACGTTGGTTTGATAATCAAGCGACTATTTGTTGTGATAAACAGTGTATGGCTGTCAAGCTTGCAGCTGAAGTATCCGATTTATCCGACGATATGCGCTTAATCTTAAAAACAGGCATTGACTCTGTTATTAAAAAAATTGCTTCTTGTATTCAGCATGGCGTTGATGATGGCTCTCTACCTGAACAATTAGACCCACAAGATGCAGCACTTGCCTTATACCAGCAGTGGATTGGTGCTAGCTTAATCACTAAAGTGCGACATGATGAATCTGCCATTACCAATGCAATGGCCTTAACTAAAGGTATTTTAACCAAATAA
- a CDS encoding serine/threonine protein kinase, whose translation MISKRRLLFILFWLLMLPLYNVSLASEYGFPIKNPFFATIASSPPEYQPKLMNDSDIQQLLVTIKGPRKKLPGNLWDVESLIVPVAYQQVEAPLIFVIAGTGSSYKSQKMQFLKKIFYQAGFHVALLSSPTNYDFIVAAPQARPGLSKVDANDLYKVMKQVVRQLKNKNKVKITDYLLVGYSLGALQAAFVSHLDITEKHFEFEKVILINPPVNLYTSLQTLDKLTLAKAYKVNNAEDFFNLIFDKLASFFGSQGYIKIEEGLFFDIQGSGQALTREEMALLIAASFRFSVAEMSFMVDQLNKHGVYVAENIELDISASLTDYFKQALLCNFACYLNKFVMPYVDKSLAEVIKENSLEALQNYLAQSSHIYVMTNKDDFILSNQDIEFLIKIFGERLTLYPYGGHCGNLNYQKNVDDLLKLLKSK comes from the coding sequence ATGATTTCAAAGCGAAGATTACTATTTATACTGTTTTGGTTGTTAATGCTACCTCTTTATAATGTCTCATTAGCCTCTGAGTATGGTTTCCCTATAAAGAATCCTTTTTTTGCGACTATTGCATCCTCACCTCCAGAATATCAGCCTAAGCTAATGAATGACAGTGACATCCAACAGCTGTTAGTAACGATTAAAGGGCCGAGAAAGAAGCTGCCTGGTAATTTATGGGATGTTGAAAGTTTAATTGTTCCTGTCGCTTATCAACAGGTAGAAGCCCCATTAATCTTTGTTATTGCAGGCACAGGATCAAGTTATAAAAGCCAGAAAATGCAGTTTTTGAAGAAGATATTTTATCAAGCAGGTTTCCATGTCGCCTTATTATCCTCTCCCACCAACTATGATTTTATTGTAGCAGCACCACAAGCAAGGCCTGGATTAAGCAAAGTTGATGCAAATGATTTATACAAGGTAATGAAACAAGTGGTGAGGCAACTTAAGAATAAAAACAAAGTAAAAATAACGGATTATTTATTAGTAGGTTACAGTCTGGGAGCGTTACAAGCAGCATTTGTGAGTCATTTAGATATAACAGAAAAACACTTTGAATTTGAGAAGGTGATTTTAATAAATCCACCTGTAAATTTGTATACATCATTGCAAACGCTGGACAAACTAACATTGGCAAAGGCATATAAGGTTAATAATGCAGAAGACTTCTTTAATTTAATTTTTGATAAACTAGCAAGCTTTTTTGGTAGCCAAGGTTATATTAAAATTGAAGAGGGCTTGTTTTTCGATATTCAAGGCTCTGGACAAGCGTTAACCAGAGAGGAAATGGCACTACTTATAGCCGCGAGTTTTCGCTTTAGTGTGGCTGAAATGAGCTTTATGGTTGATCAGCTAAATAAACATGGTGTTTATGTAGCTGAGAATATTGAGCTAGACATTAGCGCATCATTGACAGATTACTTTAAGCAAGCTCTATTATGTAATTTTGCCTGCTATTTAAATAAGTTTGTGATGCCCTATGTAGATAAGTCTTTAGCTGAAGTGATTAAGGAAAATAGCCTGGAGGCTCTCCAAAACTACTTGGCTCAGTCGAGTCATATCTATGTGATGACTAATAAAGATGATTTTATCCTTTCCAATCAGGACATTGAGTTTTTAATTAAAATCTTTGGTGAACGATTAACCTTATACCCTTACGGTGGGCACTGTGGTAATCTTAATTATCAAAAAAATGTTGATGATTTGCTCAAGCTATTGAAATCAAAATAA
- a CDS encoding type 2 periplasmic-binding domain-containing protein has protein sequence MASFFKFFYKSFSLLLLNGISHATDVNHLIIGVEKLSYLPHYSFEEGDLIGYTREVLDAFAKTNNYTVEYRLLSVSQLYAALLKNQSIDFKYPDNPQWNTAGKKDTKIYYSDSVSSYIDGIIVMPAAKSKELSFLKNLGTIKNFTPWGYHDLIKSGKVHLHESESIIELLSQVMFGELDGAYVNIAVAKYHLNYTIHSPKALVFNNKLPYIKSAYCLSTIKHPKIIETFNQFLASETRLIETLRNKYNMNIEFSP, from the coding sequence ATGGCTAGTTTTTTCAAATTTTTTTATAAGTCATTTAGCTTGTTGTTACTCAATGGAATAAGTCATGCAACAGACGTTAACCACTTAATTATTGGTGTCGAAAAGCTTAGCTACCTCCCCCATTATAGTTTTGAAGAAGGCGATCTCATAGGCTATACCCGCGAAGTATTAGATGCTTTTGCTAAAACCAATAATTACACAGTGGAATATCGCCTATTATCTGTCAGCCAACTGTATGCAGCGCTTTTAAAAAACCAGTCAATCGACTTTAAATACCCCGACAACCCACAATGGAATACCGCAGGAAAAAAGGATACAAAAATATACTACAGTGATTCGGTAAGCTCATATATCGATGGCATTATCGTCATGCCTGCTGCAAAATCAAAAGAACTAAGCTTTTTAAAAAACTTAGGTACTATAAAAAACTTTACTCCATGGGGATATCACGACTTAATTAAATCAGGAAAAGTACACTTACATGAGAGTGAAAGCATTATTGAACTATTATCACAAGTAATGTTTGGTGAATTAGATGGTGCTTATGTGAATATTGCAGTTGCTAAATATCACTTAAACTATACTATCCATTCACCTAAAGCATTGGTATTTAATAACAAATTACCTTATATCAAAAGTGCTTACTGTCTATCCACCATTAAACATCCTAAAATAATTGAAACATTTAATCAGTTTTTAGCGTCTGAAACCAGACTAATAGAAACTCTACGAAATAAGTACAATATGAACATTGAGTTTTCTCCATAA